In Reichenbachiella ulvae, a genomic segment contains:
- a CDS encoding aldehyde dehydrogenase family protein yields the protein MGNSGQICVAPNRFFIHESVIDAFTAGVAEKFENAKVGFGREISQIWGR from the coding sequence ATGGGTAACTCAGGTCAAATCTGCGTGGCACCTAATCGCTTTTTCATTCACGAGTCGGTAATCGATGCTTTTACAGCTGGTGTGGCTGAGAAATTCGAAAACGCAAAAGTGGGATTTGGTAGAGAAATAAGCCAGATATGGGGCCGCTGA
- a CDS encoding aldehyde dehydrogenase family protein, protein MNPQRSAWTTKRQRFCKREIFGPVAIIVPFKTKEEVIELANNTDAGLASYVYSKKEENLNYFIEHLAFGEVHLNGLKFDIYLPHGGIKNSGIGVDCSNYALDDYLIRKRVTKAL, encoded by the coding sequence TTGAACCCACAGCGATCCGCTTGGACAACCAAGAGGCAGCGATTTTGCAAGAGAGAAATTTTCGGGCCAGTAGCCATCATTGTGCCTTTCAAAACCAAGGAAGAAGTGATCGAGTTGGCCAACAACACAGATGCAGGATTGGCGTCTTATGTGTATTCTAAAAAGGAAGAGAATTTGAACTATTTCATCGAACATTTGGCTTTTGGTGAAGTCCACCTCAATGGCTTGAAATTCGATATTTATTTGCCACACGGCGGAATCAAAAACAGTGGTATTGGTGTAGATTGCTCAAACTATGCACTTGATGATTACCTAATCAGAAAGCGAGTAACCAAAGCACTATAA
- a CDS encoding 2-dehydro-3-deoxygalactonokinase, producing the protein MSVSEYFISCDWGTSNFRLRLVESQTLKVCYEHRTSVGVKSLHEQYIAQGGGDQLQFFADYLSRELTHFPEGSRAYQIVACGMASANIGLKNLAYASLPITADGQSLLAESLTLNGLQILLVSGVKAQDSMMRGEEIQAVGLAGHLQHYEQAILLAAGRIANIFTTRMERTMCLVPI; encoded by the coding sequence ATGAGCGTATCAGAATACTTTATCAGCTGTGACTGGGGTACTTCCAATTTTAGACTTAGATTGGTAGAGAGCCAAACTTTAAAGGTTTGTTATGAACATCGTACGTCTGTAGGAGTGAAGTCGCTTCATGAGCAATATATAGCACAAGGAGGAGGAGACCAATTGCAGTTTTTTGCTGATTATCTAAGTAGGGAATTGACTCATTTTCCAGAAGGAAGTCGAGCATATCAAATCGTAGCATGTGGTATGGCATCGGCAAACATTGGACTCAAAAATTTAGCGTACGCTTCTTTGCCTATAACGGCTGACGGGCAGAGCCTTTTGGCAGAGTCCTTAACTTTGAATGGTTTACAGATATTGTTGGTGTCTGGTGTGAAAGCTCAAGACAGCATGATGCGGGGGGAGGAAATTCAAGCCGTTGGGTTAGCGGGTCATTTGCAGCATTATGAACAAGCTATCTTGCTGGCCGCCGGACGCATAGCAAACATATTCACTACGCGGATGGAGCGTACCATGTGTTTAGTACCTATATGA
- a CDS encoding aldehyde dehydrogenase family protein, whose translation MCDQALEKYLFKEEIKDESVVEIRNKKLYINGELRDASNGKTFEVICPADKQLSPPSHGRAKKILNWHSKSAKQGFDYWSKLPLAERQEWIGKLRDKLLENSDLLRESIMYEMGKTWEGSEEDLTSITNSLQYYSDEMNNRQDIPIADKEGTHEHRIVQQPLGVSVAFLAYNFPLLNLGFKLGPALAAGCSVILKPSEFSPVSAYIIGEICAEIGFPKGVITVICGDLPNVGIPLCESKIPSLITMIGSTETAQKLIEQSSKTSIKRYSMECGGNAPFIVFDDADLDLAITHGAALKWVTQVKSAWHLIAFSFTSR comes from the coding sequence GTGTGTGATCAAGCATTAGAGAAATATTTATTTAAAGAAGAAATTAAAGATGAATCAGTCGTTGAAATTCGGAATAAAAAACTTTACATAAACGGAGAATTGAGAGATGCTTCTAATGGAAAAACCTTTGAAGTAATCTGCCCTGCGGACAAACAGCTATCGCCACCATCGCATGGGCGAGCAAAGAAGATACTGAATTGGCACTCGAAAAGTGCAAAGCAAGGATTTGACTATTGGTCAAAACTGCCTTTGGCTGAGCGCCAGGAATGGATTGGCAAACTCAGAGATAAGTTATTAGAAAACAGTGATTTGCTTCGTGAAAGTATCATGTACGAAATGGGCAAAACTTGGGAAGGGTCTGAAGAGGATTTGACCAGTATTACCAATTCGCTACAGTACTATTCGGACGAGATGAATAATCGTCAGGATATTCCGATTGCAGACAAAGAAGGAACCCATGAGCACCGTATTGTGCAGCAGCCTTTGGGAGTGTCGGTTGCCTTTTTGGCATACAATTTCCCTCTGCTCAACTTAGGATTCAAATTAGGTCCAGCACTCGCAGCGGGATGTAGTGTGATCTTAAAACCTTCAGAATTTTCGCCAGTATCAGCCTATATCATAGGCGAAATTTGTGCGGAAATCGGTTTCCCGAAAGGGGTAATCACCGTGATATGTGGGGACCTGCCAAACGTAGGGATACCGCTTTGTGAAAGCAAAATACCTAGCCTGATCACCATGATCGGGTCTACAGAGACGGCACAAAAGCTGATCGAGCAGAGCAGTAAAACATCGATCAAGCGCTATAGCATGGAGTGCGGTGGCAATGCCCCTTTCATCGTGTTTGATGATGCGGACTTGGACTTGGCGATCACCCATGGTGCGGCCTTGAAATGGGTAACTCAGGTCAAATCTGCGTGGCACCTAATCGCTTTTTCATTCACGAGTCGGTAA
- a CDS encoding 2-dehydro-3-deoxygalactonokinase, with product MTGELFDILTKQSLLASSVAASVWTADRQGAFEEGVKLGLQGQMNSSLFKIRAKEILDGQDKKDNYYLLSGLLIGDELASLQGTNQQVVMAAASPIFDLYRLALNTFLPSGQLVLLGEKVQEEALLAGQRKILTYHE from the coding sequence ATGACTGGCGAATTATTTGACATCCTGACTAAGCAGAGTTTGCTGGCCAGTTCGGTAGCGGCCAGTGTATGGACTGCCGACCGTCAAGGAGCCTTTGAAGAAGGCGTGAAGTTGGGACTACAAGGTCAGATGAATAGTAGTTTGTTTAAGATCAGAGCCAAGGAAATACTTGATGGACAGGACAAAAAAGACAATTATTATCTACTTAGCGGCCTGCTGATTGGAGACGAATTGGCTTCGCTGCAAGGTACGAACCAGCAGGTGGTCATGGCTGCGGCTAGTCCTATATTCGACTTGTATCGTCTAGCTTTGAATACTTTTTTACCGTCGGGTCAATTGGTTTTGCTCGGAGAAAAAGTGCAGGAAGAAGCCTTATTGGCAGGACAAAGGAAAATATTGACATATCATGAATAG